In the genome of Rhodoferax fermentans, one region contains:
- the lplT gene encoding lysophospholipid transporter LplT yields MKRGFYTIMAAQFFSSLADNALFVAAVQLLRSNHSPQWQQAALVPMFALFYVVLAPFVGALADSMPKGRVMLISNFIKVAGCLFMLFGTHPLMAYAVVGLGAAAYSPAKYGILTELLPASQLVKANGWIEGLTIGSIILGVLLGGQLVAPMVADKILAVHFPIAYLGINTRAEAAIAVLILVYLLAAWFNTRIPLTGVLMRPLPKKMSSLLPDFWSCNARLWRDKLGQISLAATTLIWGVAGNLRFIVLAWAAAALGYGVTQASALQGVVAIGMAVGAVVASMRMRLEDGPRVITLGIGMGLLIIMLIFITNVWVAAPFLILLGALGGFLVVPMNALLQHRGHNLMGAGRSIAVQNFNEQACILVLGALYSLSTGLGLPTFGAITMFGLVIAGFMWLIKRWHARNCRDHATEVERLLAIARNDKAHG; encoded by the coding sequence ATGAAACGCGGTTTTTACACCATCATGGCGGCGCAGTTTTTTAGCTCGCTGGCCGACAACGCCTTGTTTGTGGCTGCCGTGCAATTGCTGCGCTCCAACCACTCTCCCCAATGGCAACAAGCGGCTTTGGTGCCGATGTTTGCGCTGTTTTATGTGGTTTTGGCGCCTTTTGTGGGCGCCTTGGCCGACTCCATGCCCAAGGGCCGGGTCATGCTGATCAGCAACTTCATCAAGGTGGCGGGCTGTTTATTCATGTTATTTGGCACCCATCCGCTGATGGCCTATGCGGTTGTCGGCCTGGGTGCTGCGGCGTATTCACCGGCCAAATACGGCATTCTGACCGAGCTGCTGCCGGCCTCCCAACTGGTCAAGGCCAATGGCTGGATCGAGGGACTGACCATCGGCTCGATCATCCTGGGGGTGCTGTTGGGTGGCCAATTGGTGGCGCCCATGGTGGCCGACAAGATTCTGGCGGTGCATTTCCCCATTGCCTATCTGGGCATCAACACCCGGGCCGAGGCCGCCATTGCGGTGCTGATCCTGGTCTACCTGCTGGCGGCCTGGTTCAACACCCGCATCCCGTTGACCGGGGTGCTGATGCGCCCGCTGCCCAAGAAAATGAGCTCGCTGCTGCCCGATTTCTGGTCGTGTAATGCCCGCCTGTGGCGCGACAAGCTGGGCCAGATCTCGCTGGCCGCCACCACCCTGATCTGGGGTGTTGCCGGTAACCTGCGGTTTATTGTGTTGGCCTGGGCGGCTGCCGCGCTGGGCTACGGTGTGACCCAGGCCTCGGCCTTGCAAGGGGTGGTGGCGATTGGCATGGCGGTGGGCGCGGTGGTGGCCTCGATGCGCATGCGGCTCGAAGACGGCCCGCGTGTGATCACCCTGGGCATCGGCATGGGGTTGCTGATCATCATGCTGATCTTCATCACCAATGTCTGGGTGGCGGCGCCGTTTTTGATTTTGTTGGGCGCGCTGGGTGGCTTTTTGGTGGTGCCGATGAACGCGCTGTTGCAGCACCGGGGCCACAACCTGATGGGCGCCGGGCGCTCGATTGCGGTGCAAAACTTCAACGAACAGGCCTGTATTTTGGTGCTGGGCGCGCTCTACAGCCTGTCCACCGGCCTTGGGCTGCCGACCTTTGGCGCCATCACCATGTTTGGCCTGGTGATTGCTGGCTTCATGTGGCTGATCAAACGCTGGCATGCCCGCAACTGCCGCGACCATGCGACTGAGGTGGAGCGGCTTCTCGCGATAGCCAGAAACGACAAAGCCCACGGGTGA
- a CDS encoding glutathione peroxidase: protein MTTVYDFEALSIDGKPVPLNQFKGQAMLIVNTASACGFTPQFAGLEKLHETYGAKGLVVLGFPCNQFGAQDSGSNGEIAQFCQRNYGVSFAMMAKIDVNGSGAHPLYQWLCKEAPGLLGSKAIKWNFTKFLVGKDGAVLKRYAPTDTPASLAKDIEAALAA, encoded by the coding sequence ATGACCACTGTGTATGACTTTGAGGCGCTGTCGATTGACGGCAAACCGGTGCCCCTGAACCAGTTCAAGGGCCAGGCGATGCTGATCGTCAACACCGCCAGTGCCTGTGGTTTCACGCCGCAGTTTGCCGGGCTAGAGAAGCTGCATGAAACTTATGGCGCCAAAGGGCTGGTGGTGCTGGGTTTTCCGTGCAACCAGTTTGGCGCGCAGGACTCGGGCAGCAATGGTGAGATTGCTCAGTTTTGCCAGCGCAACTACGGCGTGAGTTTTGCGATGATGGCCAAGATTGATGTCAATGGCAGCGGTGCCCACCCGCTTTACCAATGGCTGTGCAAGGAAGCGCCTGGTCTGCTGGGCAGCAAGGCGATCAAATGGAACTTCACCAAGTTTCTGGTGGGTAAAGACGGCGCCGTGCTCAAACGTTACGCCCCCACCGACACCCCGGCCAGCCTGGCCAAGGACATTGAGGCCGCGTTAGCGGCCTGA
- a CDS encoding 3-deoxy-7-phosphoheptulonate synthase translates to MTFPNAFENLNVLSQQTLLSPTALHDAVPASDRAMRTVSQARQTVANILQGSDPRLLVVVGPCSIHDIPAAMDYAQRLKALAAEVQDQLFVVMRVYFEKPRTTVGWKGLINDPHMDDSFRIEEGLQIARKLLVDLNDMGLPCGTEALDPITPQYLGDLIAWSAIGARTTESQTHRELASGLSSPVGFKNGTDGSLDVAVNAMLSAAQPHAFLGINEFGQVALTHTRGNAFGHLILRGGSVPNYDSVSVAEAADELAAAKLPVNIVVDCSHANSRKNHNLQSLVLKDVVGQLVEGNRAIKGVMLESNIQEGNQKLGKPEDLRYGVSITDACLGWTATEDALRDAALRLASRSM, encoded by the coding sequence ATGACCTTCCCGAACGCCTTTGAAAACCTGAACGTGCTGTCGCAGCAAACCCTGCTGTCACCCACCGCGCTGCACGACGCGGTGCCCGCCAGTGACCGTGCCATGCGCACCGTCAGCCAGGCGCGCCAGACGGTGGCCAACATCCTGCAAGGCAGCGACCCTCGCCTGCTGGTGGTGGTGGGGCCGTGCTCGATTCACGACATCCCGGCCGCCATGGACTACGCACAGCGCCTCAAGGCGCTGGCGGCCGAGGTGCAAGACCAGCTGTTTGTGGTGATGCGGGTGTATTTTGAGAAACCACGCACCACCGTCGGCTGGAAGGGCCTGATCAATGACCCGCACATGGACGACAGCTTTCGCATCGAAGAAGGCCTGCAGATCGCCCGCAAGCTGCTGGTAGACCTCAACGACATGGGCCTGCCCTGCGGCACCGAGGCGCTGGACCCGATCACCCCGCAGTACCTGGGCGACCTGATTGCCTGGAGCGCGATTGGTGCCCGCACCACCGAGAGCCAGACCCACCGCGAACTCGCCAGCGGCCTGTCGAGCCCGGTCGGCTTCAAAAACGGCACCGACGGCAGCCTGGACGTGGCGGTGAACGCGATGTTGTCCGCTGCCCAGCCCCACGCGTTTCTGGGCATCAATGAATTTGGCCAGGTGGCACTGACCCACACCCGGGGCAATGCGTTTGGCCATTTGATCCTGCGCGGCGGCAGTGTGCCCAACTACGACTCGGTGTCGGTGGCCGAGGCCGCCGACGAGCTGGCGGCGGCCAAGCTGCCGGTCAACATCGTGGTCGACTGCAGCCACGCCAACTCGCGCAAAAACCACAACCTGCAAAGCCTGGTGCTCAAGGACGTGGTGGGCCAGCTGGTGGAGGGCAACCGCGCCATCAAGGGCGTGATGTTGGAGTCCAACATTCAGGAAGGCAACCAGAAACTGGGCAAGCCCGAAGACCTGCGTTACGGCGTGTCGATCACCGACGCCTGCCTGGGCTGGACGGCCACCGAAGACGCCCTGCGCGACGCCGCTTTGCGGCTGGCAAGCCGTTCCATGTGA
- a CDS encoding PRC-barrel domain-containing protein: MLRSMNDLKGYTIGATDGEIGHVTDFFFDDQRWTIRFLVVETGSWLLSRKVLISPFSLMQADWEHKRLPVRITREAVKNSPDIDTNQPVSRQHEVQYADYYGYPYYWGSDDLWGNGLYNPVLAPPAGLNPEALAQVRSEVAGVYARAEQTLRQNDDPHLRSCQAVLGDHLEASDGDIGHVQGMLVDEDSWTIRYLVADTSNWWLGHQVLIPPDWVSDIRWADSRVSVNLSRQAIQTSPRFDGSTPLTREQEQALYHHYERPSYWEREHSTAPDRA, encoded by the coding sequence ATGTTGCGAAGCATGAACGACCTCAAGGGTTACACCATTGGCGCCACCGATGGCGAAATTGGCCACGTCACCGACTTTTTCTTTGACGACCAGCGCTGGACCATCCGCTTTCTGGTGGTCGAGACCGGCTCCTGGCTGCTCAGCCGCAAGGTGCTGATCTCGCCGTTTTCACTGATGCAGGCCGACTGGGAACACAAACGCCTGCCGGTGCGTATCACCCGCGAGGCGGTCAAAAACAGCCCCGACATCGACACCAACCAACCGGTGTCGCGCCAGCACGAGGTGCAGTACGCCGACTACTACGGTTACCCCTACTACTGGGGCAGCGACGACCTGTGGGGCAACGGCCTGTACAACCCGGTGCTGGCACCACCGGCTGGGCTGAACCCTGAGGCGCTGGCCCAAGTGCGGTCCGAGGTGGCTGGTGTCTACGCCCGCGCCGAGCAGACCCTGCGGCAAAACGACGACCCGCACCTGCGCAGTTGCCAGGCGGTGCTGGGTGACCACCTGGAAGCCAGCGACGGCGACATCGGCCATGTGCAGGGCATGCTGGTCGATGAAGACAGCTGGACCATCCGTTACCTGGTGGCCGACACCAGCAACTGGTGGCTGGGGCACCAGGTGCTGATCCCGCCAGACTGGGTCAGCGACATCCGCTGGGCCGATTCACGCGTCAGCGTCAACCTGAGCCGCCAGGCCATCCAGACCAGCCCGCGTTTTGATGGATCAACCCCACTGACCCGTGAGCAAGAGCAGGCGCTTTATCACCACTACGAACGCCCGAGCTACTGGGAGCGCGAGCACTCAACCGCGCCGGACCGGGCGTAG
- the glcF gene encoding glycolate oxidase subunit GlcF, with protein MQTQLSPQYQGTPDGLTAEAILRNCVHCGFCTATCPTYQLLGDELDSPRGRIYLIKQVLEGAKPTRKTQLHLDRCLTCRNCETTCPSGVQYGHLLDIGRKLVDAQVPRPANEKAMRWTLKEGLSSPLFAPAMAMGQLARGLLPQALQKKVPAKQSGGAWPTRQHPRQVLMLAGCVQPSMSPNINSATARVLDAAGIQTVIAPKAGCCGALKFHLNDQDGGKAEMRANIDAWWPYINGVAGRPGVEAIVMNASGCGATVKDYGHILRDDPAYAAKAQRISDLTHDISEWLPELTEKLCERVKPRASTIVWHPPCSLQHGMKLRGGVDKYMAELGFKLKITGCESHLCCGSAGTYSVLQPEIATQLRDRKLGHINHTFENGPPDSIASANIGCINHLQSGTPTPVRHWIEVLDEALQAGV; from the coding sequence ATGCAAACCCAACTCAGCCCCCAATACCAAGGCACGCCCGACGGCTTGACCGCCGAGGCCATTCTGCGCAACTGTGTGCACTGCGGCTTTTGCACCGCCACCTGCCCGACCTACCAGCTGCTTGGTGACGAACTCGACAGCCCGCGTGGTCGTATCTACCTGATCAAACAGGTGCTCGAAGGCGCCAAACCCACGCGCAAAACCCAGCTGCACCTGGACCGCTGCCTGACCTGTCGCAACTGCGAAACCACCTGCCCCAGCGGTGTGCAATACGGCCACCTGCTCGACATCGGCCGCAAGCTGGTGGACGCACAGGTGCCGCGCCCGGCCAACGAAAAAGCCATGCGCTGGACGCTCAAGGAAGGCCTCTCCTCCCCGCTGTTTGCCCCAGCCATGGCCATGGGCCAGCTCGCACGTGGCCTGCTGCCCCAGGCACTGCAGAAAAAAGTGCCTGCCAAACAAAGCGGTGGCGCCTGGCCCACGCGCCAGCACCCACGCCAGGTGCTGATGCTGGCTGGCTGTGTCCAACCCAGCATGAGCCCCAACATCAACAGCGCCACCGCCCGTGTGCTGGACGCCGCGGGCATCCAGACGGTGATCGCGCCCAAAGCGGGCTGCTGCGGTGCCCTCAAGTTCCACCTGAACGACCAGGACGGTGGCAAGGCCGAAATGCGCGCCAACATCGACGCCTGGTGGCCCTACATCAACGGTGTGGCGGGCCGCCCCGGGGTCGAAGCCATTGTGATGAACGCCTCAGGCTGCGGCGCCACCGTCAAGGATTACGGCCACATCCTGCGCGACGACCCGGCCTACGCGGCCAAGGCGCAACGCATCAGCGACCTCACCCACGACATCAGCGAGTGGCTGCCCGAACTGACCGAGAAACTGTGCGAGCGCGTCAAACCACGCGCCAGCACCATCGTCTGGCACCCGCCGTGTTCGCTGCAACACGGCATGAAGTTACGTGGCGGGGTGGACAAATACATGGCTGAGCTGGGTTTCAAACTCAAGATCACCGGCTGTGAGTCGCACCTGTGCTGCGGCTCGGCAGGCACCTACAGCGTGCTGCAGCCCGAGATCGCCACCCAGCTGCGCGACCGCAAACTGGGCCACATCAACCACACCTTTGAGAACGGCCCACCAGACAGCATTGCCTCGGCCAACATTGGTTGCATCAACCACCTGCAAAGCGGCACCCCAACACCGGTGCGGCATTGGATTGAGGTGCTGGATGAGGCGCTGCAGGCTGGGGTGTGA
- the glcE gene encoding glycolate oxidase subunit GlcE, with product MTDTLPALIDTIRAAAAAHTPLRIRGHGSKDFYGELLQGELLDTSGHTGIVSYEPTELVITARAGTPLTELEATLAQQGQCLAFEPPRFGGRGTVGGMVAAGLSGPSRASVGGVRDYVLGLQMVNGRAEHLIFGGQVMKNVAGYDLSRLMVGSLGILGLLTEVSLKVMPQPAAEATLVFEVDQARALEQLHRWGAQPLPLNASRWEQGDHEPGEVGQLFVRLRGAGAAVDSAITRMTQDLPGHTVDPALASADWTACRDQTLPFFDATAHPGQALWRLSLPQTAPGLNLLWPQLVEWHGGLRWVWAPESAAAKLRDLSQAVGGTTMLFRANNPDSTRASDRFEPLERPLDQIHTRLKAEFDPANIFNPGRMFRSL from the coding sequence ATGACCGACACCCTGCCCGCCCTGATCGACACCATCCGCGCCGCCGCCGCAGCCCACACACCACTGCGCATCCGGGGCCACGGCAGCAAGGATTTTTATGGCGAGCTGCTGCAAGGTGAGTTACTCGACACCAGCGGCCACACCGGCATCGTCAGTTACGAACCGACCGAACTGGTCATCACCGCACGCGCGGGCACCCCACTGACTGAGCTGGAGGCCACGCTGGCACAGCAGGGCCAGTGCCTGGCGTTTGAGCCCCCGCGTTTTGGCGGGCGTGGCACCGTGGGTGGCATGGTCGCAGCCGGGCTCAGTGGCCCGTCGCGCGCCAGCGTAGGCGGTGTGCGTGACTATGTGCTGGGTCTGCAGATGGTCAATGGCCGGGCTGAACACCTGATTTTTGGTGGCCAGGTCATGAAAAACGTGGCTGGCTACGACCTCAGCCGCCTGATGGTGGGCAGCCTGGGCATCCTGGGCCTGCTGACCGAGGTGTCGCTCAAGGTGATGCCGCAGCCTGCGGCCGAAGCCACCCTGGTGTTCGAGGTTGACCAGGCCCGCGCGCTGGAACAGCTGCACCGCTGGGGCGCGCAGCCGCTGCCGCTCAACGCCAGCCGCTGGGAACAAGGTGATCACGAACCCGGCGAGGTCGGCCAACTCTTTGTGCGCCTGCGCGGCGCGGGTGCGGCGGTGGACTCGGCCATCACCAGAATGACGCAGGATCTGCCCGGCCACACCGTGGACCCCGCCCTAGCCAGCGCCGACTGGACTGCCTGCCGCGACCAGACCCTGCCGTTTTTTGACGCCACCGCCCACCCGGGCCAGGCCCTGTGGCGCCTGAGCCTGCCGCAGACCGCCCCGGGGCTGAACCTGCTCTGGCCGCAGCTGGTGGAATGGCACGGCGGCCTGCGCTGGGTCTGGGCACCCGAGTCGGCCGCCGCCAAGTTGCGCGACCTGAGCCAGGCCGTGGGCGGAACAACTATGCTTTTCAGAGCTAATAATCCAGACTCAACAAGGGCTAGCGACCGATTTGAACCATTGGAGCGGCCACTCGACCAGATCCATACGCGCCTGAAAGCCGAGTTTGACCCGGCCAACATCTTCAACCCCGGGCGCATGTTCCGTTCGCTCTGA
- a CDS encoding SMP-30/gluconolactonase/LRE family protein — protein MNPSVPEHPATWQTVAPHRCQLGESPFWHPQEQMLYWLDIPGRQVLRANTYMGTVDTWDLPCEPGCIAPAASGGLVIALRHGVFRAREWGGELQLLATLDYDPTQMRANDGKCDAQGRLWIGTLDETRQLKNVGLYCLDTQHPEHPGQVHISCKIAPNGSFTTANALAWSPDNRTLYWANSPSHTVWAWDFEPSSGAMSAQRVFASFEPKPEGWPGTAATPLVYGGRPDGAAVDVAGNYWVAMFEGQRVCQFSPDGRLLADIPTPLVCPTMPCFGGEDLKTLYLTSASKNRPADELATYPLSGQVVAMRVAVAGLPVQFFRD, from the coding sequence ATGAATCCTTCCGTCCCCGAGCACCCAGCCACTTGGCAAACCGTCGCCCCCCACCGTTGCCAATTGGGTGAGTCGCCCTTCTGGCACCCGCAAGAGCAGATGTTGTACTGGCTCGACATCCCGGGCCGCCAGGTGCTGCGCGCCAACACCTACATGGGCACGGTCGACACCTGGGACTTGCCCTGCGAGCCCGGCTGTATCGCGCCTGCTGCCAGCGGCGGGCTGGTGATCGCCCTGCGCCACGGCGTGTTCCGCGCCCGCGAATGGGGTGGTGAGTTACAACTGCTGGCCACGCTGGACTACGACCCCACCCAAATGCGCGCCAACGACGGCAAATGTGACGCCCAGGGTCGCCTCTGGATCGGCACCCTGGACGAGACGCGCCAGCTCAAAAACGTGGGCCTCTATTGCCTGGACACCCAGCACCCCGAGCACCCGGGCCAGGTCCATATCAGCTGCAAGATCGCCCCCAACGGCAGCTTCACCACCGCCAACGCCCTGGCCTGGAGCCCCGACAACCGCACCCTGTACTGGGCCAACTCCCCCAGCCACACGGTCTGGGCCTGGGACTTTGAGCCCAGCAGCGGCGCCATGTCAGCACAGCGGGTGTTTGCCAGCTTTGAGCCCAAACCCGAAGGCTGGCCAGGCACGGCCGCCACACCCTTGGTCTACGGTGGCCGCCCGGATGGCGCCGCCGTCGACGTGGCGGGCAACTACTGGGTCGCCATGTTTGAAGGCCAGCGCGTCTGCCAGTTTTCGCCGGATGGCCGCCTGCTGGCCGACATCCCGACCCCGCTGGTCTGCCCCACCATGCCCTGTTTTGGTGGCGAAGACCTCAAAACCCTGTACCTCACCAGCGCCAGCAAAAACCGCCCTGCCGACGAGCTGGCCACCTACCCGTTGTCGGGCCAGGTGGTGGCAATGCGGGTGGCGGTGGCCGGGCTGCCGGTGCAGTTTTTCCGCGACTGA
- a CDS encoding glycerate kinase type-2 family protein, which produces MTPSPVTQQRALLRQMFDAAVAAAQPALCLPPHLPPPPKGRTIVIGAGKASAAMARALEDHWPGPLEGLVITRYGYEVPCQRIEIVQAAHPVPDAAGLQATQRLRDLVTGLTADDLVIALISGGGSSLLVAPGEGLTLQDKQAVNAALLASGASISEMNCVRRHLSDIKGGRLGATCHPAKVLTLLISDVPGDNPMDIASGPTVGDSSTCADALAIVQRYQIKLPSAARALLDSGAGETIKPGDPRLAHSVVKLVTTPQIALQSAAQVAQAAGFTPHILSDSLEGESRDVAKVLAGLTHQVVRQGQPFPAPCVLLSGGETTVTLRGTGRGGRNVEFLLALGIALAGTPGVYALAADTDGVDGAEEIAGALLTPDTLARAWALGMNPRSYLDNNDAHSFFQTLGDSVVCGPTLTNVNDFRAILINPPTA; this is translated from the coding sequence ATGACGCCCAGCCCAGTCACCCAGCAGCGCGCCCTGCTGCGCCAGATGTTCGATGCCGCCGTGGCCGCCGCGCAGCCCGCGTTATGCCTGCCACCCCATCTGCCGCCGCCACCCAAGGGCCGCACCATCGTGATCGGTGCGGGCAAAGCCTCGGCCGCCATGGCGCGTGCGCTCGAAGACCATTGGCCTGGCCCCCTCGAGGGCCTGGTGATCACCCGCTACGGCTACGAGGTGCCCTGTCAGCGTATCGAGATTGTGCAGGCCGCCCACCCGGTGCCCGATGCTGCCGGACTGCAGGCCACACAACGTCTGCGCGACCTCGTCACCGGTTTGACAGCTGACGATCTGGTGATAGCGCTGATCTCGGGCGGTGGCTCGTCCCTGCTGGTGGCACCGGGTGAGGGTCTGACGCTGCAAGACAAACAGGCGGTCAATGCCGCCCTGCTGGCCAGCGGCGCCAGCATTTCTGAGATGAACTGTGTGCGCCGCCACCTCTCAGACATCAAGGGGGGCCGCCTAGGCGCGACCTGCCACCCGGCTAAAGTGCTCACACTGCTGATCTCGGACGTGCCGGGCGACAACCCGATGGACATCGCCTCCGGCCCCACGGTGGGTGACAGCAGCACCTGCGCCGATGCGCTGGCCATCGTCCAGCGTTACCAGATCAAGCTCCCCTCGGCAGCACGCGCATTGCTCGATAGTGGCGCGGGGGAAACCATCAAGCCCGGTGACCCGCGTCTGGCCCACAGTGTGGTCAAGCTGGTCACGACACCGCAGATCGCCCTGCAGTCGGCAGCCCAGGTGGCCCAGGCAGCCGGGTTCACGCCCCACATCCTGAGCGACAGCCTGGAGGGCGAGTCGCGCGATGTGGCCAAGGTGCTGGCGGGCCTGACCCACCAAGTGGTCCGCCAGGGCCAGCCGTTCCCCGCGCCCTGCGTGTTGCTGAGCGGCGGTGAGACCACGGTGACCCTGCGCGGCACAGGCCGGGGCGGGCGCAATGTGGAGTTTTTGCTGGCGCTGGGCATCGCACTGGCAGGCACCCCGGGGGTCTACGCGCTGGCGGCAGACACCGACGGCGTCGACGGTGCCGAGGAGATTGCAGGTGCCCTGCTCACCCCCGACACCCTGGCGCGTGCCTGGGCGCTGGGCATGAACCCGCGCAGTTACCTGGACAACAACGACGCCCACAGCTTTTTCCAGACGCTGGGCGACTCGGTGGTCTGCGGGCCCACACTGACCAATGTGAACGATTTCCGCGCGATTCTGATCAACCCGCCCACGGCCTGA
- the amt gene encoding ammonium transporter: MKKLLASLALGMSLLLGGTVALAQAPAAPTSEAAATTAAPAAPDAAAPAATAPAEAPAAAAAAAPAAAEAAAPAAAPAPVPNKGDTAWMMVSTLLVILMTVPGLALFYGGLVRSKNMLSVLMQVMVTFSMIVVLWFIYGYSLAFTEGNSFFGGFDRLFMSGIWDNAAGTFANGATFSKGVVIPEIVFAAFQATFAGITGTLIVGAFAERMKFSAVLAFMVLWFTFAYAPIAHMVWFWMGPDAYSAAAVAEEMTSKAGMIWQWGALDFAGGTVVHINAAVAGLVGSYMVGKRIGYGKESMAPHSLTLTMVGASLLWVGWFGFNAGSALEANGFAALAFINTFGATAAAILAWCIGETLMRGKASMLGAASGCVAGLVAITPAAGNVGIGGALVIGFLSGFAGLWGVNGLKKLLGADDSLDVFGVHGVCGILGAILTGVFNSPALGGPGYVADWVTATMVTSADYSIAAQVWVQTKAVLTTVIWSGVVSFVAYKIVDMTIGLRVSEESEREGLDITSHGESAYGR; encoded by the coding sequence ATGAAAAAACTACTTGCATCCCTTGCGTTGGGCATGAGCTTGTTGCTTGGCGGCACCGTTGCTTTGGCACAAGCGCCCGCCGCCCCCACCTCTGAAGCTGCTGCCACCACCGCTGCACCGGCCGCTCCTGACGCCGCTGCTCCGGCGGCCACTGCGCCTGCCGAGGCACCTGCTGCAGCCGCCGCTGCGGCCCCGGCCGCCGCCGAAGCTGCTGCGCCCGCTGCCGCACCCGCACCTGTTCCAAACAAGGGCGACACCGCCTGGATGATGGTCTCCACCCTGTTGGTGATTTTGATGACGGTGCCCGGTCTGGCGCTGTTCTACGGCGGCCTGGTCCGCTCCAAGAACATGCTGTCGGTGCTGATGCAGGTCATGGTGACCTTCTCGATGATTGTGGTGTTGTGGTTCATTTACGGCTACAGCTTGGCGTTCACCGAGGGCAACTCGTTTTTTGGTGGCTTTGACCGGCTGTTCATGTCGGGCATCTGGGACAACGCTGCAGGCACCTTTGCCAATGGCGCCACCTTCAGCAAGGGCGTGGTGATTCCTGAGATTGTGTTCGCCGCCTTCCAGGCTACTTTTGCCGGTATCACCGGTACCCTGATCGTGGGCGCCTTTGCCGAACGTATGAAGTTCTCTGCAGTGTTGGCTTTCATGGTCTTGTGGTTCACCTTTGCCTACGCACCGATTGCCCACATGGTCTGGTTCTGGATGGGCCCGGATGCCTACAGCGCCGCCGCCGTGGCTGAAGAAATGACCAGCAAAGCCGGCATGATCTGGCAGTGGGGTGCGCTGGACTTCGCGGGTGGTACGGTGGTGCACATCAACGCTGCTGTGGCTGGCCTGGTGGGTTCTTACATGGTTGGCAAACGTATTGGCTACGGCAAAGAGTCGATGGCGCCTCACAGCCTGACTTTGACGATGGTCGGCGCGTCCCTGCTGTGGGTGGGCTGGTTTGGCTTCAACGCTGGCTCCGCTCTGGAAGCCAACGGCTTCGCCGCCCTGGCCTTCATCAACACCTTTGGTGCTACCGCTGCGGCCATCCTGGCCTGGTGTATCGGTGAAACCCTGATGCGCGGCAAAGCTTCCATGCTGGGTGCGGCTTCCGGTTGTGTGGCGGGTTTGGTTGCCATCACACCCGCTGCCGGCAACGTCGGTATCGGTGGTGCGCTGGTGATTGGTTTCCTGTCTGGCTTTGCCGGCCTGTGGGGTGTGAATGGCCTGAAGAAACTGCTGGGCGCTGACGACTCGCTGGACGTGTTCGGTGTGCACGGTGTTTGCGGCATCTTGGGTGCCATCCTGACCGGTGTCTTCAACAGCCCCGCTCTGGGCGGCCCCGGCTACGTGGCCGACTGGGTCACGGCCACCATGGTGACATCGGCCGACTACTCCATCGCAGCCCAAGTCTGGGTGCAAACCAAGGCGGTGTTGACCACCGTGATCTGGTCGGGTGTGGTGTCGTTCGTGGCCTACAAGATTGTGGACATGACCATTGGTCTGCGTGTCAGCGAAGAAAGCGAACGCGAAGGTCTGGACATCACCTCCCACGGCGAGTCTGCCTACGGCCGCTAA
- the glnK gene encoding P-II family nitrogen regulator: MKLVTAIVKPFKLDEVREALSSIGVQGITVTEVKGFGRQKGHTELYRGAEYVVDFLPKVKVEAAVSDEMLDQVIEAIEGAARTGKIGDGKIFVTPVEQVIRIRTGETGKEAL; the protein is encoded by the coding sequence ATGAAACTTGTCACTGCAATTGTCAAACCCTTCAAGCTCGATGAGGTGCGCGAAGCGCTCTCCTCCATCGGCGTGCAGGGCATCACCGTTACCGAAGTCAAAGGCTTTGGTCGCCAAAAGGGACACACCGAACTGTATCGGGGTGCAGAGTATGTGGTGGATTTTCTGCCCAAGGTCAAGGTTGAGGCCGCCGTGTCTGACGAGATGCTCGACCAGGTCATCGAAGCCATCGAAGGCGCAGCACGCACCGGCAAGATTGGTGATGGCAAGATTTTTGTCACACCGGTTGAGCAGGTGATCCGCATCCGCACCGGCGAAACCGGCAAGGAAGCGCTCTGA